The Gloeobacter violaceus PCC 7421 DNA window CCGGTCGCGCAGCGCCTGGGGGGTTTCGTCGGTGGTCTGGGCGGTCAAAAAGTGCAGCAGACTGGGCTTACCCACCAACAGCGGCCGGTCGGTGCTGAAGACGATCGCCTCCTGGGTCTGGGTGCGCTCGGTGGCCACCTCGGTGCCGGCCGGTACCCGGTAGACATCCGGCAGGGCGTTGGTCAGATAAAACGTCACGTCCGTTCCCGCCGGGGCCGGGGGCTGCAGACGGATGCCAAGCAGTTCCAGAAACGCCACGTAGTTGCGGCGGGGCACCTGGTTGAAGCGCAGCAGCATCTGGTCGGTCAGCCAGGCGAACAGCTCAATGAGCGTGATGCCCGGGTCGCTCAGGTTGTAGTCGGTCCACTCCGGGCAGTAGCGGGGGATGCGCAGCAGACACTCGGCCACCAGATCGTCGAAGGTGCGATCGTCGAGGTCGGACTTGGGCAACTTGGGCAAAAAATCGAATTCCACAGGCCTACTCCGCCGCTGCTTGCGGATTCAAATAAAAGGGGTACACCAGGCTGCGCGGGTCGGGACTGCCCTTGAGGCGATAGTCGATGACTATATCAATACGCCCGGCCACCGGATCGGGATCGGCGCGCACCTCGGTGAGATCAATGCGCGGCTCCCAAATTTCGAGCGCCTCGCGCACATAGGAGCGGATGCGCAACAGGGTCGAGGTGTTGAGGGGCGCAAAGGCCAGATCCGCAAGGCGCGAGCCGAAGTTCGGGCGGTAGACCCGCTCGCCGATGCCCGTGCGCAGGATAATCCAGATGGCCTCCTCGACATCCTGGGCGGCGGAACTGAGCTGGATACCACCCTGCAGATTGAGCCTGAGCGGAAAGGCGAGACCCGTCCCCAGATATGCCCGCTGCCTGTCGTTCAACGCTTCTTCCATCGCCGCCACGGCACACCCTCCAGACCCCGTCAGACTAGCTATGGCTAGGGGTGAGCAACCATTCGCCAAAGGTCGAGGGCGCTTTGCCTGATGAACGGTTAGGGAAGCGGCGTCCTA harbors:
- a CDS encoding GPW/gp25 family protein — translated: MEEALNDRQRAYLGTGLAFPLRLNLQGGIQLSSAAQDVEEAIWIILRTGIGERVYRPNFGSRLADLAFAPLNTSTLLRIRSYVREALEIWEPRIDLTEVRADPDPVAGRIDIVIDYRLKGSPDPRSLVYPFYLNPQAAAE